In the genome of Massilia sp. W12, the window GTGAAGTGCTCGCCATCGGCTTTCTCAAAGCCGTGCGCATTGCGGATATTCGCCACTACCGCGCGCGCGTCGCTGGCGTTGAGCAGCCATTGATAAATCCCTTGCAGCGCAAATTCACGCGCGCGGTGGCGCGGGGTGCGGTGTTTGTTCGGGTTCGCATGTATGCTTTTATCAGTCATATTTCCATCCATCTAAAACAATTCCGGCGCCATCAGCGGCGCCAATAGGAAAAAGCGCCTTTGCCATTTTGCATCGGCGCTTCCCTGAAACAGCGGCCAGCCAGCCGCCGCGCATTTTTACCTTATTCTTCCTGTTCGATCTCGTCCACCAGCGTTTCCAGCGCCATGCACAGATTCGCCATCTCGACTGCCACGCGGGCGGCGTCGGTGCCTTTTTCCGCCATGCGCGCTTCGGCCTGCTCATCGTTTTCAGTGGTCAGCACGGCGTTGGCGATCGGAATGCCGTAGTCCAGGCCGATGCGGCTGATGCCGGCCCCGGATTCATTGGAAACCAGTTCAAAATGGTAGGTTTCGCCGCGAATCACCGCACCCAATGCAATCAGGGCGTCAAATTGCAGGGTTTCCGCCATTTTTTTCAACGCCAGCGGGATTTCCAGCGCGCCCGGCACGGTGACGTGCAAAATATCCTCATCGGCCACGCCCAGATGTTTTAATTCCGCCAGACAGGCCGACAGCAGGCCGTGGCACACATCCTGGTTAAAGCGCGCCTGCACGATGCCGATACGCAAGTCTTCGCCACTCAGATTGGCTTCGTAGTTTTCAACGCTCATAGTTTGCCTTTGTTGTGGAATACAGTTGATCGGGGCGAAGCATTATTCGTCATGCGGCGCAGCTTGATAACCCGCCACTTCCAGTCCATAGCCGGTCATCGAAGGCATTTTACGCGGATTGGCCAGCAGCACCATGCGCCCCACGCCCAGCTCTTTCAAAATTTGCGCGCCGATGCCATAGGTGCGCAAATCGCGGCTGGCGTCGCGTGCGCGCGCTTTCGGCGCTTCCGCGTTCAAGGCTGCAAAGCCGGAAAAGATTTGTTCCGCGCTGCCGTCGCAATTCAGCAGCACGGCCACGCCGCGCTCGGCTTGTTGCAAGGTTTTGAGGGAGGCGTCCATGGTCCAGGAATGGGTGGTGGCGCCGGTTTCGAGTAAATCCAGCACGGTCAGCGGCTGGTGCACGCGCACCAGGGTTTCCAGCTCGGGCTTGAGTTCGCCTTTGACCAGGGCCAGATGGGCGCCGCCGGAAGGTTTGTCGCGGAACGCCAGCATGCGGAAAGGGCCGTGCGCGGTGTGCACTTCGCGCTCGCCCACGCATTCGATCATGCTTTCGGTTTCACTGCGGTAGCGGATCAAATCGGCAATCGCGCCGATTTTCAGATTGTGTTGTGCGGCGATTTGCAGCAATTCCGGCAGCCGCGCCATGCTGCCATCGTCATTCATGATTTCACAAATCACCGAGGCCGGGCTTA includes:
- the ribH gene encoding 6,7-dimethyl-8-ribityllumazine synthase, with amino-acid sequence MSVENYEANLSGEDLRIGIVQARFNQDVCHGLLSACLAELKHLGVADEDILHVTVPGALEIPLALKKMAETLQFDALIALGAVIRGETYHFELVSNESGAGISRIGLDYGIPIANAVLTTENDEQAEARMAEKGTDAARVAVEMANLCMALETLVDEIEQEE
- the ribBA gene encoding bifunctional 3,4-dihydroxy-2-butanone-4-phosphate synthase/GTP cyclohydrolase II, with translation MPLSTTEEIVAELRAGRMVILVDDEDRENEGDFVMAAEFVTPEAINFMTKYGRGLVCLTLSEERCDFLQLPMMTKKNGTSFGTNFTVSIEAAEGVTTGISAADRAHTVRVAVGKNSSPADLVQPGHIFPLRAVNGGVLMRAGHTEAGCDLAQMAGLSPASVICEIMNDDGSMARLPELLQIAAQHNLKIGAIADLIRYRSETESMIECVGEREVHTAHGPFRMLAFRDKPSGGAHLALVKGELKPELETLVRVHQPLTVLDLLETGATTHSWTMDASLKTLQQAERGVAVLLNCDGSAEQIFSGFAALNAEAPKARARDASRDLRTYGIGAQILKELGVGRMVLLANPRKMPSMTGYGLEVAGYQAAPHDE